From Caretta caretta isolate rCarCar2 chromosome 9, rCarCar1.hap1, whole genome shotgun sequence, one genomic window encodes:
- the YIPF6 gene encoding protein YIPF6 — protein sequence MDTRASDAISTRAARTDDVVDPSPRRINSSRGSGAKMAEAEESRSGGAAKPLFAGLSDVSISEDIPVEGEITVPVGSHSPDEDYSTLDEPVKDTIMRDLKAVGKKFVHVMYPKKSSALLRDWDLWGPLVLCVSLALMLQGGSADSKEDGGPQFAEVFVIIWFGAVVITLNSKLLGGTISFFQSLCVLGYCVLPLTVAMLVCRLVLLASSGTVSFIVRLVVVMAMFGWSTLASTAFLADSQPPNRKALVVYPIFLFYFVISWMILTFTHQ from the exons ATGGATACTCGGGCGAGTGACGCAATCTCTACGCGCGCTGCGCGGACCGATGACGTAGTGGATCCGTCTCCACGTCGCATCAACAGCAGCCGGGGTAGCGGGGCCAAGATGGCGGAGGCAGAGGAGAGTAGGTCTGGGGGAGCTGCGAAACCGCTG TTTGCAGGTCTCTCAGATGTGTCAATATCAGAAGACATTCCAGTGGAAGGGGAGATCACAGTTCCTGTTGGATCTCACTCCCCTGATGAAGACTACTCCACATTGGATGAACCTGTTAAAGATACTATT ATGCGAGATCTAAAGGCAGTTGGAAAGAAATTTGTGCATGTCATGTATCCCAAAAAGAGCAGCGCGCTCCTTAGAGACT GGGATCTTTGGGGTCCTTTGGTGCTGTGTGTGTCACTTGCACT GATGCTTCAGGGAGGGTCAGCAGACAGTAAAGAAGATGGAGGTCCCCAGTTTGCTGAGGTCTTTGTTATCATCTGGTTTGGAGCAGTTGTCATTACACTAAACTCAAAACTGCTTGGAGGAACCAT ATCTTTTTTTCAGAGCCTTTGTGTCCTGGGTTACTGtgtcctgcctctgacagtggctatGCTCGTGTGCAGGCTGGTACTACTAGCAAGCTCGGGGACTGTCAGCTTCATTGTGCGACTTGTTGTAGTGATGGCTATGTTTGGCTGGTCAACCCTAG CATCCACAGCCTTTCTGGCAGACAGCCAGCCTCCAAATCGCAAGGCTCTTGTTGTTTACCCCATCTTCCTCTTCTACTTTGTTATCAGCTGGATGATTCTCACCTTTACACATCAGTGA